The following proteins come from a genomic window of Finegoldia magna ATCC 29328:
- a CDS encoding type II toxin-antitoxin system HicA family toxin, with product MTSKTSREIIKMLKKDGWYLVSVNGSHHKFKHPVKKGIVTVAHPQKDFTTKTLKSIYKQAGW from the coding sequence ATGACGTCAAAAACCTCAAGAGAGATAATAAAAATGCTCAAAAAAGATGGCTGGTATTTGGTTAGCGTCAATGGCAGTCATCACAAGTTTAAACATCCTGTGAAAAAAGGGATTGTAACTGTTGCGCATCCACAAAAAGATTTTACAACAAAAACTTTAAAGAGCATATACAAACAGGCTGGTTGGTAA
- a CDS encoding type II toxin-antitoxin system HicB family antitoxin, protein MKNDILYPVVMSKEDGRYFAQCYDYEEIYAEGDTIEEALKNIKEVFGLIFYDFEEDEYKKASNIEDIMKELKEGEFVVYVNVWLPYEFSKVKVVNTKKTLTIPNHLNMLGQYKNINFSKILTEALEKELNVK, encoded by the coding sequence ATGAAAAATGATATTTTGTATCCAGTTGTAATGAGCAAGGAAGATGGTAGATATTTTGCTCAATGCTATGATTATGAAGAAATTTATGCAGAAGGAGATACAATCGAAGAAGCGTTGAAAAATATCAAAGAAGTTTTCGGATTAATTTTTTATGATTTTGAAGAAGATGAATACAAGAAAGCTTCTAATATAGAAGATATAATGAAAGAACTCAAAGAAGGAGAATTTGTTGTATATGTAAACGTGTGGTTACCTTACGAATTTTCGAAGGTAAAAGTTGTTAATACCAAAAAAACACTTACTATACCAAATCACTTGAACATGCTCGGACAATATAAAAATATTAATTTCTCAAAAATTCTCACTGAAGCACTAGAAAAAGAATTGAATGTGAAATAA
- a CDS encoding DUF3139 domain-containing protein, giving the protein MKNKLYKFIKIVICIFVIYNVVWWVVDHPIQSYFANKKLDQVLTLQGTDRSNIKSIEKYNYANDNTTRFTIYFKDDPNTQYEYRYFLYSNVYLNPRKNNYNKMFCFAYDMKLKKEKNMYDNHNYLARKPFADYIKYKKCLNTWK; this is encoded by the coding sequence ATGAAAAATAAATTATACAAATTTATCAAAATTGTGATCTGTATTTTTGTGATTTACAATGTTGTGTGGTGGGTTGTTGATCATCCAATTCAAAGCTATTTCGCAAACAAAAAACTTGACCAAGTCCTCACTTTACAAGGAACCGACAGATCCAACATCAAATCTATAGAAAAATATAATTATGCAAATGATAATACTACACGTTTTACAATATATTTCAAAGATGATCCCAATACACAATACGAGTACCGATATTTCTTGTACTCCAATGTTTATTTGAATCCTAGGAAAAATAACTACAACAAAATGTTTTGTTTTGCTTATGATATGAAACTAAAAAAAGAAAAAAACATGTACGACAATCACAACTACCTTGCAAGAAAGCCGTTTGCTGATTATATTAAATATAAAAAATGTTTAAATACTTGGAAATAA
- a CDS encoding DUF3139 domain-containing protein codes for MKRLFKILLTIVIVYLIVGWTINHPVQYFCGKHRLYSFMQQQGTNKDNILKISSSYDYKAGNHEFNVIFKDDPLVEYRYSYHLTHFSLSNLTHLFEDTNKISVDIYEYATGSPIGNTYFKKAKYMKYTDGWH; via the coding sequence ATGAAAAGGTTATTCAAAATTCTACTTACAATTGTAATCGTCTACTTAATTGTCGGATGGACTATTAATCATCCAGTTCAATATTTTTGTGGAAAACACAGGCTGTATTCTTTTATGCAACAGCAAGGAACTAATAAAGATAATATTTTGAAAATTTCATCAAGTTATGATTATAAAGCCGGTAATCATGAATTTAATGTGATTTTTAAGGATGATCCATTGGTTGAATACCGTTACAGTTATCATTTGACTCATTTTAGCTTGTCTAATTTGACGCATTTGTTTGAAGATACCAACAAAATCAGTGTTGATATTTACGAATACGCTACAGGAAGTCCTATCGGAAACACCTATTTCAAAAAGGCAAAATACATGAAATACACTGATGGATGGCATTAA
- a CDS encoding DUF2922 domain-containing protein → MQEYLQIKIGNDSNETMTINLTNYDRAKTDEQIKNAMDQILQTEVFAGKTAAFNKKISADIITVDKKPMNIQ, encoded by the coding sequence ATGCAAGAATATTTACAAATCAAGATAGGCAATGATTCAAATGAAACAATGACAATCAATTTAACAAACTATGATCGTGCAAAAACTGATGAACAAATCAAAAATGCAATGGATCAAATCTTACAAACAGAAGTATTCGCTGGTAAAACTGCTGCCTTCAACAAGAAAATCTCAGCAGATATCATAACTGTAGACAAGAAACCAATGAATATACAATAG
- a CDS encoding YvrJ family protein yields the protein MDEFLSFVGNVGFPISVTAFLLIRVESRLEDIKISIEKLNAILTNFNR from the coding sequence ATGGACGAATTTTTAAGTTTTGTCGGTAACGTAGGCTTTCCCATTTCAGTGACAGCATTTCTTCTAATCAGAGTTGAATCCAGATTAGAAGATATCAAAATCTCCATTGAAAAGCTCAACGCTATTCTCACAAACTTTAACAGATAA
- a CDS encoding metal ABC transporter solute-binding protein, Zn/Mn family yields MIKKFRKLLVLLALVLVFVTACSKQDSKTQDTKQEDTNKTNGKKTIYATFFPVADLTKMIVQDKMDVKTIIKTNEEPHSFELTTDNMKDILKGDLVVYNGAGMESFVDDLKKSMNDDGKFLDLSKGLTLLDSSSEGSDMKAINPHTWLSVKNAEKMLNTIYEKVSAIDPENENFYKKNLEDSTAKFDLLDKKFEQELSKVKSKEKYFVVSHAAFNYLADDYGLKQVAVTGISPEDEPTAKQLKTIADFVKDKHISTIFFEGKATPKVAETLAKNTNTKTSTLHTMENLDENQVAKGYLKLMEENLKSLVEAFNE; encoded by the coding sequence ATGATAAAAAAATTTAGAAAATTATTGGTGCTTTTGGCGCTAGTTTTGGTTTTTGTGACTGCTTGTAGCAAACAAGATTCAAAAACTCAAGACACAAAACAAGAAGATACGAACAAAACCAATGGAAAGAAGACAATTTATGCGACATTTTTTCCTGTAGCAGATTTGACGAAGATGATTGTACAAGACAAGATGGATGTCAAGACTATTATCAAGACGAACGAAGAGCCGCATTCATTCGAGCTTACGACAGATAATATGAAGGATATTTTAAAGGGAGATTTGGTTGTCTACAATGGCGCTGGAATGGAGTCTTTTGTTGATGATTTGAAAAAATCTATGAATGATGATGGAAAGTTTTTGGATTTATCTAAGGGGCTAACTTTGTTGGATTCTTCAAGTGAGGGTTCTGATATGAAAGCTATCAATCCACACACTTGGCTTTCAGTAAAGAATGCTGAAAAAATGTTGAATACTATTTATGAGAAGGTGTCTGCGATTGATCCAGAAAACGAAAATTTCTATAAGAAAAATTTAGAAGATTCCACAGCCAAATTTGATTTGTTGGATAAAAAATTCGAGCAAGAACTTTCTAAGGTAAAGAGCAAGGAGAAGTATTTCGTGGTTTCTCATGCTGCATTTAATTATTTGGCAGATGATTATGGTTTGAAACAAGTTGCTGTGACTGGTATTTCTCCAGAGGATGAACCTACTGCAAAACAACTCAAAACTATTGCTGATTTTGTGAAGGATAAGCATATTTCTACAATATTTTTTGAAGGAAAGGCTACACCAAAAGTTGCAGAGACTTTGGCAAAAAACACCAACACGAAAACATCTACTTTGCACACTATGGAAAATCTAGATGAAAATCAAGTTGCCAAGGGATATTTGAAGCTTATGGAAGAAAATCTAAAATCACTTGTGGAAGCTTTTAATGAGTAG
- a CDS encoding metal ABC transporter ATP-binding protein: MSSDVISVSDLSFAYDKNLILDNVNFSVKEGDFVAIVGENGAGKSTLMNLILHNLNNYDGEIKLFGTDIKEDNHFRDLAYISQNSVLSYRNFPTTIEEAVKIHLSFLKKKTDASIYLKQVGLFEHRKKALDELSGGQLQRLGIVLALIKDAKIIFLDEPTSGIDKKFADEFFQNLSTLKNQNKTVVVITHQLDLAKKYIDYAIKIKDKKSMIINNNEISL, encoded by the coding sequence ATGAGTAGTGATGTAATTTCTGTCAGTGATTTATCTTTTGCATACGACAAAAATCTGATTTTAGATAATGTGAATTTTTCCGTAAAAGAAGGAGATTTTGTCGCAATAGTTGGTGAGAATGGCGCTGGTAAGTCTACTTTGATGAATCTTATCTTGCACAATCTCAATAACTACGATGGAGAGATAAAACTTTTTGGTACAGATATAAAAGAGGATAATCATTTTAGAGATTTGGCGTATATTTCCCAAAATTCTGTTTTATCGTATAGGAATTTTCCGACTACGATTGAGGAAGCTGTGAAGATTCATTTGTCTTTTTTGAAGAAAAAGACTGATGCAAGTATATATTTAAAACAAGTGGGACTTTTTGAACACAGGAAGAAGGCATTGGATGAATTGTCTGGTGGACAACTTCAAAGGCTTGGAATTGTCTTGGCACTTATAAAAGATGCGAAGATTATTTTCTTGGACGAGCCTACAAGTGGTATAGACAAGAAGTTTGCAGATGAATTTTTCCAAAACTTGTCAACTCTCAAAAATCAAAACAAAACTGTTGTTGTGATAACTCATCAGCTTGATTTGGCGAAAAAATACATTGATTATGCTATTAAAATCAAAGATAAAAAGTCAATGATAATAAATAATAACGAGATTAGTCTGTGA
- a CDS encoding metal ABC transporter permease, giving the protein MDIFEYEFMQRAFIVGGLIAIILPCMGQVVLLKRLSMIGDTLSHSSLAGLTIGLALGFNPLLAAIIACVFAGLSIEVIRNRLKSYQEISTVIILAASIGLAGIFSSMVKNTNSISSYLFGSIVTISDEEFYLVIAVSAFVLISYSLLYKSLYLSIFDQKAASILGINIKFINFCVTFLSAIAISISAKTIGSLIVSSLLVLPSISAMQYTKTYKNTLIVSIIFSVIFVYLGLFISYALNLRPGSVIVLLSVIWLIISLIIKRK; this is encoded by the coding sequence ATGGATATATTTGAATACGAATTTATGCAACGAGCATTTATCGTTGGAGGGTTGATAGCAATAATACTTCCTTGTATGGGACAGGTCGTTCTATTAAAAAGGCTATCGATGATTGGAGATACGCTTTCTCATTCATCACTTGCAGGACTAACTATTGGACTTGCATTGGGATTCAATCCACTGTTGGCGGCAATCATCGCCTGTGTTTTTGCAGGGCTGTCTATTGAAGTTATCAGAAATAGGTTGAAATCATATCAGGAAATATCAACGGTTATAATACTTGCGGCATCCATTGGTCTTGCAGGGATATTTTCATCCATGGTGAAAAACACCAACAGCATCTCATCGTATTTGTTTGGATCAATTGTAACCATAAGTGATGAAGAATTTTATTTGGTAATAGCTGTGTCAGCTTTCGTTTTGATTTCTTATAGTCTATTGTATAAGAGCTTGTACTTGAGTATTTTCGATCAGAAAGCCGCTAGCATATTAGGCATTAATATAAAATTTATAAATTTTTGCGTGACATTTTTGTCGGCAATAGCTATATCAATTTCAGCGAAAACAATAGGTTCCCTCATAGTGTCATCACTATTGGTATTACCGAGTATTAGCGCTATGCAATACACAAAAACTTACAAGAACACGTTAATCGTTTCAATAATATTTTCGGTTATTTTCGTGTATTTGGGTCTTTTCATATCGTATGCATTAAACCTTAGACCGGGATCTGTAATTGTATTGTTATCAGTCATTTGGTTGATAATTTCATTAATAATAAAGAGAAAATAG